The proteins below come from a single Triticum aestivum cultivar Chinese Spring chromosome 5D, IWGSC CS RefSeq v2.1, whole genome shotgun sequence genomic window:
- the LOC123119073 gene encoding putative disease resistance protein RGA3 has product MDSMVTSDQIDSLLDSISTLSNLEHLVLSENSKICSIPESIGNLRKLHTLDLSGCYDLKTLPDSMDQMVSLKVLNLERVTLDELVVSRFNCASSPHFEVHASGDKCSSNIILLRPTNPVELWVDRLENVKSAEEAHDINLIEKQKIEELTLTWTVAVGRFVDAKEVLEKLVPPSSVLKLYVVGYRSVSLPDWLMVLGQLPNLVNLNLYRMEGLEEWNMQHYSGKEGSNELMFPKLERLTIEQCSKLRIKPCLPRAMSLHISGCDTMLSSWEESSSHSGISSTSPLTELNVTESKVAMHEWRLLHHLPALRDLTITGCSDLTTSPQIIHSLSSLKSLCLKSLSQAELPRWLVELTYLQALELNCCRSMTYLPEWLGELISLKNLVIIDCRGIQAMPDSVEQLTKLEHLTVLGCPTLGRWCESKENKTKLAHIRNTVFPADLDLVPLHSAVMNTPGFTKGALRVAVSNLEKTSHSSVYMSMNEEHRVLWLRNFLAEHYYNLTTGGWWYCD; this is encoded by the exons ATGGACAGTATGGTCACATCAGATCAAATTGATAGCTTGCTCGACTCTATCAGTACTCTTTCCAATCTAGAGCATCTGGTCTTGTCTGAGAATTCAAAGATTTGCAGTATACCAGAAAGTATTGGCAACCTAAGGAAGCTTCATACATTGGACCTCTCGGGCTGCTATGACCTGAAGACGCTTCCCGATAGTATGGATCAGATGGTTAGTCTTAAGGTTCTAAATTTGGAACGGGTTACATTGGATGAATTGGTGGTATCTCGGTTCAACTGTGCCTCTTCGCCACACTTTGAGGTACATGCTTCAGGTGATAAATGTAGCAGCAATATCATCCTGCTTCGGCCCACAAATCCTGTTGAGCTGTGGGTAGATAGACTTGAAAATGTGAAGTCTGCAGAAGAGGCACACGATATAAACCTGATAGAGAAACAAAAAATTGAAGAGCTAACACTTACATGGACTGTAGCTGTTGGCAGGTTTGTGGATGCCAAGGAGGTGTTGGAAAAACTAGTGCCACCAAGCAGTGTACTGAAATTGTATGTAGTTGGTTATAGGAGTGTCAGCTTACCTGATTGGCTTATGG TACTTGGTCAACTACCAAACTTAGTAAATCTGAATCTCTACCGTATGGAGGGCTTGGAAGAGTGGAACATGCAACATTACAGTGGCAAGGAAGGTTCAAATGAGCTCATGTTCCCTAAGCTTGAAAGATTGACCATAGAGCAATGTAGCAAGCTGAGGATAAAACCGTGTCTTCCTAGAGCTATGTCTTTGCACATAAGTGGTTGTGATACTATGCTATCATCATGGGAAGAGAGCTCTTCACACAGCGGTATTTCCTCCACTTCTCCATTAACTGAGCTGAATGTTACTGAAAGCAAGGTGGCCATGCATGAGTGGAGGTTGCTTCACCACCTCCCTGCCCTCCGTGACTTAACCATCACCGGTTGCAGTGATCTGACCACCTCACCTCAGATCATCCACAGCCTCTCCTCCCTCAAATCATTGTGCCTCAAATCATTGTCCCAGGCAGAACTGCCGAGATGGTTGGTTGAGCTGACATATTTGCAGGCACTAGAACTGAATTGCTGCAGAAGCATGACATACCTACCGGAGTGGTTAGGAGAACTAATCTCTCTCAAGAATCTGGTGATCATTGACTGCAGGGGGATCCAGGCTATGCCGGACAGCGTAGAACAACTTACCAAGCTCGAACATCTAACCGTTCTTGGCTGCCCTACTTTAGGGAGATGGTGTGAGTCAAAGGAGAACAAGACAAAGCTTGCTCACATCCGGAACACG GTCTTCCCGGCGGATCTGGATTTAGTACCGCTGCATAGTGCTGTGATGAACACGCCCGGCTTCACAAAGGGAGCTTTGAGAGTTGCCGTATCTAATTTGGAAAAAACGTCCCATAGTTCTGTGTATATGAGCATGAATGAGGAGCACCGAGTATTGTGGCTCCGGAACTTCCTGGCAGAGCACTACTATAATTTAACTACTGGCGGTTGGTGGTACTGTGATTGA
- the LOC123119072 gene encoding putative disease resistance protein RGA1 isoform X1, whose translation MNADKRIPLHDLQKITNDFSEHSRIGRGGYGDVYKGVYNGREIAVKLLHVDTLRGLDDQLFKNEVGNLLKAEHPNIVQLVGYCYETRNIYVDNNGANDFSQRIYKIICFEYLQGGSLDRRLYDHSFAPNWSTRYNIIKGICEGLNFLHKCKPRILHLDLKPANILLDSSMEPNVADFGLSRLFTQTHTHVTEKIIGTQKYMPPEFIKDHIISPKNDVFSVGVVMIEIMTGPTGYSNSFEMGDLAQLRGQVIDNWKNKINATSKYPLEESNQMETCIDTAMRCVEPDRNSRPTIAEVLDILNKTETHIPKRQLADVVLCPTIGSKSTMSDTLKMMIDELENITNQNQHLSSMSNKSSNVRETTSDVEEEVVIGRTEEIKEIVDTICESITPENKITILPIYGIGGIGKTTLAQLVFSDCRFAGYSRVWVYVSQNLDLNKIGNSIISQLSEESHLAEKQMIHNKLRNVLAGKKTLIVLDDVWEENPDTLNSLKAMVRLGAGSEITIIVTTRDEAIAREICHAVEPYKLGTLTDKICWGIIRQKAALEERVDKEQLEQIGREIAIKCGGVALAAQSLGYILRYMSSDQWESVRDSCIWNLSTQKDPSSRIHNVLASLLLSYSHMPDWLKLCFSYCAIFPKGHCIVKYDLIHQWIALGFTEQSYMFDPMQLCENYARQLLGMSFLEYSKTSSTDRTRRQDKECMYFTMHDLVHDLAKEILSHQINTGGNKCRYALLTDCSSSLKLSVAFPANIKALHFRDCGKQELCGGAFSPAQCLRVLDLSECFIQKLPDSIGQLKQLRVLCAPGIQDKMIPSCVTKLSELNYLDLRCSQKISALPDSIGDMKALLHLDLSYCYEICELPESFAELKQLVHLDLTYCRRISISKSFGGFTNLQYLRLAGQTNIDVDRRELSAVIGNLTKLRYLNLSGSIESMITSDKVDSLLASISTLSSLEHLDLSYNEACSSIPENICNLRKLHTLDLEGCKKLKKLPDRMDQMVSLKVLNLKHVRLEELAVSRFNCASLPRFVVHASGDRCCSNIILLQPTNPVELWIDRLENVMSVEEAHSIKLMEKQKIEELRFQWTVATGRFVDDKEVLKILVPPSSVHILTISGYGSVSIPDWFMDIRRYLPILSQLYLCYFPKCNNLPPLGELPNLQWLGLYYMESLQEWNMGYTSGEEGASELPKLECLTIEHCAKLRIKPCVPRATSLFIRGCDAMLSSWGESPPHNGTSSSPLTQLGVEDSKVPMHEWRLLHHLPALSWLSIVSCSDLTTSPGVIQRLSSLETLCLGSLSLNQAELPRWLVELTSLQELTLRECAITTLPEWLGELTSLKNLEIKHCEGIRSLPDSIQQLSRLENLCIDGCPTLEKWFESKENMMKLAHIKDVQVCACQASNLVVTILLSLTTYGMGISLNNHSKC comes from the exons ATGAATGCAGACAAGCGTATACCGTTGCATGACTTACAGAAGATTACAAATGATTTCTCAGAGCACTCAAGAATAGGTAGGGGTGGGTACGGAGACGTTTACAAG GGAGTTTACAATGGGAGAGAGATTGCCGTGAAGCTACTCCATGTTGATACTCTACGAGGACTTGATGACCAATTGTTCAAAAATGAAGTTGGCAACCTTTTGAAGGCTGAGCATCCAAATATCGTACAATTAGTTGGTTATTGTTATGAAACAAGGAATATATATGTTGATAACAATGGTGCGAACGATTTTAGTCAGCGCATATATAAAATCATCTGCTTTGAGTACTTGCAGGGTGGAAGCCTTGACAGGCGTCTATATG ACCACTCTTTTGCACCTAATTGGAGCACACGTTACAACATTATAAAGGGGATCTGTGAAGGTCTAAATTTCCTTCACAAATGTAAACCACGAATTTTGCATCTTGATTTGAAGCCCGCCAATATATTACTAGACAGTTCCATGGAGCCTAATGTGGCGGATTTTGGATTGTCAAGGCTCTTCACACAAACACATACTCATGTCACAGAAAAAATCATAGGAACCCA GAAGTACATGCCACCAGAATTCATAAAAGATCACATAATCTCACCTAAGAATGATGTCTTTAGTGTAGGTGTTGTCATGATAGAGATAATGACAGGACCTACAGGTTACTCCAATTCTTTTGAAATGGGCGATCTGGCACAACTAAGGGGGCAG GTAATAGACAATTGGAAGAATAAGATAAATGCCACATCGAAGTACCCATTAGAGGAATCAAATCAAATGGAAACATGCATCGACACAGCAATGCGTTGTGTGGAACCTGACAGAAACAGTCGACCCACTATAGCAGAAGTtcttgatattctgaacaagaCAGAAACTCATATTCCCAAGAGACAG TTGGCAGATGTGGTCCTGTGTCCGACAATTGGTTCCAAGAGTACAATGTCTGATACATTGAAGATGATGATAGATGAACTAGAAAATATAACAAACCAAAACCAGCATTTGAGTTCTATGTCAAACAAGAGCTCTAATGTACGAGAAACAACATCAGATGTGGAGGAAGAAGTAGTGATTGGGAGGACTGAAGAAATAAAGGAAATAGTGGATACTATATGTGAGAGCATCACACCAGAGAATAAGATCACCATCCTTCCTATATATGGCATTGGAGGTATTGGCAAGACAACCCTAGCTCAGTTAGTTTTCAGTGATTGCCGGTTCGCAGGCTATTCTCGGGTGTGGGTTTATGTGTCCCAAAATCTTGACCTGAATAAAATTGGAAACTCTATTATATCACAGCTATCAGAGGAGAGCCACCTAGCTGAAAAGCAGATGATACATAATAAACTCAGAAATGTACTTGCTGGTAAGAAGACTCTTATTGTCTTAGATGACGTGTGGGAGGAGAATCCAGATACACTAAACTCTTTGAAGGCTATGGTAAGACTTGGTGCGGGCAGCGAGATAACGATTATCGTAACCACAAGAGATGAAGCCATTGCAAGGGAAATTTGTCATGCAGTTGAGCCATACAAGCTAGGAACTTTAACAGATAAAATTTGTTGGGGAATAATAAGACAAAAGGCTGCCTTGGAAGAACGAGTCGACAAAGAACAATTGGAGCAGATAGGAAGGGAGATTGCCATCAAGTGCGGAGGTGTGGCTTTGGCGGCTCAATCACTTGGGTATATATTGAGGTACATGAGCTCTGACCAATGGGAGTCAGTGAGGGACAGTTGCATCTGGAATTTATCTACCCAGAAAGATCCATCATCAAGAATTCATAATGTGCTTGCATCCCTGCTGCTAAGCTATAGCCATATGCCTGATTGGTTGAAGTTGTGCTTTTCCTACTGTGCAATCTTTCCAAAAGGTCATTGTATAGTGAAGTATGATCTAATTCATCAATGGATTGCTCTTGGATTCACCGAGCAATCTTATATGTTTGATCCTATGCAGCTCTGCGAGAATTATGCAAGGCAACTTTTGGGGATGTCCTTCCTTGAGTATTCAAAGACATCTTCG ACTGATAGAACAAGAAGGCAAGACAAAGAATGTATGTATTTCACGATGCATGACCTAGTGCATGATCTCGCAAAAGAGATCTTGTCCCATCAAATTAACACTGGGGGAAACAAATGTCGCTATGCATTGCTCACAGATTGTAGCAGCTCATTGAAGTTGTCCGTGGCTTTTCCTGCAAATATTAAGGCTCTACATTTTCGGGACTGTGGCAAACAAGAACTTTGTGGTGGTGCATTTTCACCAGCTCAGTGCCTCCGTGTCTTGGATTTAAGTGAATGCTTTATTCAGAAGTTACCTGATTCTATTGGTCAACTGAAGCAACTGAGGGTTCTGTGTGCTCCGGGGATACAAGATAAGATGATTCCCAGTTGTGTCACCAAGCTCTCAGAGTTAAATTATCTCGACCTTAGATGCTCTCAGAAAATCTCAGCATTGCCTGATTCAATTGGTGATATGAAAGCTCTGCTGCATCTTGATTTATCATATTGTTATGAGATTTGTGAACTACCCGAATCCTTCGCGGAGCTGAAGCAGTTGGTGCATCTAGATTTAACATATTGCAGAAGAATATCTATATCAAAATCTTTTGGTGGATTTACCAATCTTCAGTATTTGAGATTAGCAGGACAAACTAATATAGACGTTGATAGGAGAGAGCTATCAGCGGTCATTGGTAACCTAACCAAACTTAGGTATCTAAATCTATCGGGATCCATAGAGAGTATGATCACATCAGATAAAGTTGACAGCTTGCTTGCCTCTATCAGCACACTTTCCAGTCTAGAGCATCTGGACTTGTCTTATAATGAAGCGTGTAGCAGTATACCAGAAAATATTTGCAACCTGAGGAAGCTTCATACATTGGACCTAGAAGGCTGCAAAAAACTGAAGAAGCTTCCCGATCGTATGGACCAGATGGTTAGTCTGAAGGTTCTAAATTTAAAACATGTTAGGTTGGAAGAATTGGCGGTCTCTCGCTTCAACTGTGCCTCTTTGCCACGCTTTGTGGTGCATGCTTCAGGTGATAGATGTTGCAGCAATATCATCCTTCTTCAGCCTACAAATCCTGTTGAGCTGTGGATAGATAGACTTGaaaatgtgatgtctgtagaagaagCACATAGTATAAAATTGATGGAGAAACAAAAAATTGAAGAGTTGAGATTTCAATGGACTGTAGCGACTGGAAGGTTTGTGGATGACAAGGAGGTGTTGAAAATACTAGTGCCACCAAGCAGTGTACATATATTGACTATATCTGGTTACGGGAGTGTCAGCATTCCTGATTGGTTTATGGATATTAGGCGATATCTCCCTATTCTTTCTCAGTTGTATTTGTGTTATTTTCCTAAGTGCAATAACCTACCACCACTTGGTGAACTACCAAACCTACAATGGCTGGGTCTCTACTATATGGAGAGCTTGCAAGAGTGGAACATGGGATATACCAGTGGTGAGGAAGGTGCAAGTGAGCTCCCTAAGCTTGAGTGCTTGACCATAGAGCATTGTGCCAAGCTGAGGATAAAACCATGTGTGCCTAGAGCTACGTCTTTGTTCATACGTGGTTGTGACGCAATGCTATCATCATGGGGAGAGAGCCCTCCACACAACGGTACTTCCTCTTCTCCATTAACACAGCTGGGTGTTGAAGACAGCAAGGTGCCCATGCATGAGTGGAGGTTGCTTCACCACCTCCCTGCCCTTAGTTGGTTATCTATCGTTAGTTGCAGTGATCTGACCACTTCACCTGGGGTAATCCAACGCCTCTCCTCCCTGGAAACATTGTGCCTCGGATCATTGTCCCTCAACCAAGCAGAACTGCCAAGATGGCTGGTTGAGCTGACATCTCTGCAGGAGCTAACTCTGCGTGAGTGTGCAATCACGACACTACCAGAGTGGTTAGGAGAACTAACCTCTCTCAAGAATCTGGAGATTAAGCACTGCGAGGGCATCAGGTCATTGCCAGACAGCATCCAACAATTGTCCAGGCTTGAAAATCTATGCATTGATGGATGCCCTACATTAGAGAAGTGGTTTGAATCAAAGGAGAACATGATGAAGCTCGCTCACATCAAAGACGTACAGGTATGTGCCTGCCAAGCTTCCAATCTCGTAGTGACAATTCTCCTCTCTTTAACCACATATGGCATGGGTATATCTCTGAATAATCATTCTAAGTGTTGA
- the LOC123119072 gene encoding disease resistance protein RGA2 isoform X2: MNADKRIPLHDLQKITNDFSEHSRIGRGGYGDVYKGVYNGREIAVKLLHVDTLRGLDDQLFKNEVGNLLKAEHPNIVQLVGYCYETRNIYVDNNGANDFSQRIYKIICFEYLQGGSLDRRLYDHSFAPNWSTRYNIIKGICEGLNFLHKCKPRILHLDLKPANILLDSSMEPNVADFGLSRLFTQTHTHVTEKIIGTQKYMPPEFIKDHIISPKNDVFSVGVVMIEIMTGPTGYSNSFEMGDLAQLRGQVIDNWKNKINATSKYPLEESNQMETCIDTAMRCVEPDRNSRPTIAEVLDILNKTETHIPKRQLADVVLCPTIGSKSTMSDTLKMMIDELENITNQNQHLSSMSNKSSNVRETTSDVEEEVVIGRTEEIKEIVDTICESITPENKITILPIYGIGGIGKTTLAQLVFSDCRFAGYSRVWVYVSQNLDLNKIGNSIISQLSEESHLAEKQMIHNKLRNVLAGKKTLIVLDDVWEENPDTLNSLKAMVRLGAGSEITIIVTTRDEAIAREICHAVEPYKLGTLTDKICWGIIRQKAALEERVDKEQLEQIGREIAIKCGGVALAAQSLGYILRYMSSDQWESVRDSCIWNLSTQKDPSSRIHNVLASLLLSYSHMPDWLKLCFSYCAIFPKGHCIVKYDLIHQWIALGFTEQSYMFDPMQLCENYARQLLGMSFLEYSKTSSTDRTRRQDKECMYFTMHDLVHDLAKEILSHQINTGGNKCRYALLTDCSSSLKLSVAFPANIKALHFRDCGKQELCGGAFSPAQCLRVLDLSECFIQKLPDSIGQLKQLRVLCAPGIQDKMIPSCVTKLSELNYLDLRCSQKISALPDSIGDMKALLHLDLSYCYEICELPESFAELKQLVHLDLTYCRRISISKSFGGFTNLQYLRLAGQTNIDVDRRELSAVIGNLTKLRYLNLSGSIESMITSDKVDSLLASISTLSSLEHLDLSYNEACSSIPENICNLRKLHTLDLEGCKKLKKLPDRMDQMVSLKVLNLKHVRLEELAVSRFNCASLPRFVVHASGDRCCSNIILLQPTNPVELWIDRLENVMSVEEAHSIKLMEKQKIEELRFQWTVATGRFVDDKEVLKILVPPSSVHILTISGYGSVSIPDWFMDIRRYLPILSQLYLCYFPKCNNLPPLGELPNLQWLGLYYMESLQEWNMGYTSGEEGASELPKLECLTIEHCAKLRIKPCVPRATSLFIRGCDAMLSSWGESPPHNGTSSSPLTQLGVEDSKVPMHEWRLLHHLPALSWLSIVSCSDLTTSPGVIQRLSSLETLCLGSLSLNQAELPRWLVELTSLQELTLRECAITTLPEWLGELTSLKNLEIKHCEGIRSLPDSIQQLSRLENLCIDGCPTLEKWFESKENMMKLAHIKDVQVFPLSDYPPDSDEED, translated from the exons ATGAATGCAGACAAGCGTATACCGTTGCATGACTTACAGAAGATTACAAATGATTTCTCAGAGCACTCAAGAATAGGTAGGGGTGGGTACGGAGACGTTTACAAG GGAGTTTACAATGGGAGAGAGATTGCCGTGAAGCTACTCCATGTTGATACTCTACGAGGACTTGATGACCAATTGTTCAAAAATGAAGTTGGCAACCTTTTGAAGGCTGAGCATCCAAATATCGTACAATTAGTTGGTTATTGTTATGAAACAAGGAATATATATGTTGATAACAATGGTGCGAACGATTTTAGTCAGCGCATATATAAAATCATCTGCTTTGAGTACTTGCAGGGTGGAAGCCTTGACAGGCGTCTATATG ACCACTCTTTTGCACCTAATTGGAGCACACGTTACAACATTATAAAGGGGATCTGTGAAGGTCTAAATTTCCTTCACAAATGTAAACCACGAATTTTGCATCTTGATTTGAAGCCCGCCAATATATTACTAGACAGTTCCATGGAGCCTAATGTGGCGGATTTTGGATTGTCAAGGCTCTTCACACAAACACATACTCATGTCACAGAAAAAATCATAGGAACCCA GAAGTACATGCCACCAGAATTCATAAAAGATCACATAATCTCACCTAAGAATGATGTCTTTAGTGTAGGTGTTGTCATGATAGAGATAATGACAGGACCTACAGGTTACTCCAATTCTTTTGAAATGGGCGATCTGGCACAACTAAGGGGGCAG GTAATAGACAATTGGAAGAATAAGATAAATGCCACATCGAAGTACCCATTAGAGGAATCAAATCAAATGGAAACATGCATCGACACAGCAATGCGTTGTGTGGAACCTGACAGAAACAGTCGACCCACTATAGCAGAAGTtcttgatattctgaacaagaCAGAAACTCATATTCCCAAGAGACAG TTGGCAGATGTGGTCCTGTGTCCGACAATTGGTTCCAAGAGTACAATGTCTGATACATTGAAGATGATGATAGATGAACTAGAAAATATAACAAACCAAAACCAGCATTTGAGTTCTATGTCAAACAAGAGCTCTAATGTACGAGAAACAACATCAGATGTGGAGGAAGAAGTAGTGATTGGGAGGACTGAAGAAATAAAGGAAATAGTGGATACTATATGTGAGAGCATCACACCAGAGAATAAGATCACCATCCTTCCTATATATGGCATTGGAGGTATTGGCAAGACAACCCTAGCTCAGTTAGTTTTCAGTGATTGCCGGTTCGCAGGCTATTCTCGGGTGTGGGTTTATGTGTCCCAAAATCTTGACCTGAATAAAATTGGAAACTCTATTATATCACAGCTATCAGAGGAGAGCCACCTAGCTGAAAAGCAGATGATACATAATAAACTCAGAAATGTACTTGCTGGTAAGAAGACTCTTATTGTCTTAGATGACGTGTGGGAGGAGAATCCAGATACACTAAACTCTTTGAAGGCTATGGTAAGACTTGGTGCGGGCAGCGAGATAACGATTATCGTAACCACAAGAGATGAAGCCATTGCAAGGGAAATTTGTCATGCAGTTGAGCCATACAAGCTAGGAACTTTAACAGATAAAATTTGTTGGGGAATAATAAGACAAAAGGCTGCCTTGGAAGAACGAGTCGACAAAGAACAATTGGAGCAGATAGGAAGGGAGATTGCCATCAAGTGCGGAGGTGTGGCTTTGGCGGCTCAATCACTTGGGTATATATTGAGGTACATGAGCTCTGACCAATGGGAGTCAGTGAGGGACAGTTGCATCTGGAATTTATCTACCCAGAAAGATCCATCATCAAGAATTCATAATGTGCTTGCATCCCTGCTGCTAAGCTATAGCCATATGCCTGATTGGTTGAAGTTGTGCTTTTCCTACTGTGCAATCTTTCCAAAAGGTCATTGTATAGTGAAGTATGATCTAATTCATCAATGGATTGCTCTTGGATTCACCGAGCAATCTTATATGTTTGATCCTATGCAGCTCTGCGAGAATTATGCAAGGCAACTTTTGGGGATGTCCTTCCTTGAGTATTCAAAGACATCTTCG ACTGATAGAACAAGAAGGCAAGACAAAGAATGTATGTATTTCACGATGCATGACCTAGTGCATGATCTCGCAAAAGAGATCTTGTCCCATCAAATTAACACTGGGGGAAACAAATGTCGCTATGCATTGCTCACAGATTGTAGCAGCTCATTGAAGTTGTCCGTGGCTTTTCCTGCAAATATTAAGGCTCTACATTTTCGGGACTGTGGCAAACAAGAACTTTGTGGTGGTGCATTTTCACCAGCTCAGTGCCTCCGTGTCTTGGATTTAAGTGAATGCTTTATTCAGAAGTTACCTGATTCTATTGGTCAACTGAAGCAACTGAGGGTTCTGTGTGCTCCGGGGATACAAGATAAGATGATTCCCAGTTGTGTCACCAAGCTCTCAGAGTTAAATTATCTCGACCTTAGATGCTCTCAGAAAATCTCAGCATTGCCTGATTCAATTGGTGATATGAAAGCTCTGCTGCATCTTGATTTATCATATTGTTATGAGATTTGTGAACTACCCGAATCCTTCGCGGAGCTGAAGCAGTTGGTGCATCTAGATTTAACATATTGCAGAAGAATATCTATATCAAAATCTTTTGGTGGATTTACCAATCTTCAGTATTTGAGATTAGCAGGACAAACTAATATAGACGTTGATAGGAGAGAGCTATCAGCGGTCATTGGTAACCTAACCAAACTTAGGTATCTAAATCTATCGGGATCCATAGAGAGTATGATCACATCAGATAAAGTTGACAGCTTGCTTGCCTCTATCAGCACACTTTCCAGTCTAGAGCATCTGGACTTGTCTTATAATGAAGCGTGTAGCAGTATACCAGAAAATATTTGCAACCTGAGGAAGCTTCATACATTGGACCTAGAAGGCTGCAAAAAACTGAAGAAGCTTCCCGATCGTATGGACCAGATGGTTAGTCTGAAGGTTCTAAATTTAAAACATGTTAGGTTGGAAGAATTGGCGGTCTCTCGCTTCAACTGTGCCTCTTTGCCACGCTTTGTGGTGCATGCTTCAGGTGATAGATGTTGCAGCAATATCATCCTTCTTCAGCCTACAAATCCTGTTGAGCTGTGGATAGATAGACTTGaaaatgtgatgtctgtagaagaagCACATAGTATAAAATTGATGGAGAAACAAAAAATTGAAGAGTTGAGATTTCAATGGACTGTAGCGACTGGAAGGTTTGTGGATGACAAGGAGGTGTTGAAAATACTAGTGCCACCAAGCAGTGTACATATATTGACTATATCTGGTTACGGGAGTGTCAGCATTCCTGATTGGTTTATGGATATTAGGCGATATCTCCCTATTCTTTCTCAGTTGTATTTGTGTTATTTTCCTAAGTGCAATAACCTACCACCACTTGGTGAACTACCAAACCTACAATGGCTGGGTCTCTACTATATGGAGAGCTTGCAAGAGTGGAACATGGGATATACCAGTGGTGAGGAAGGTGCAAGTGAGCTCCCTAAGCTTGAGTGCTTGACCATAGAGCATTGTGCCAAGCTGAGGATAAAACCATGTGTGCCTAGAGCTACGTCTTTGTTCATACGTGGTTGTGACGCAATGCTATCATCATGGGGAGAGAGCCCTCCACACAACGGTACTTCCTCTTCTCCATTAACACAGCTGGGTGTTGAAGACAGCAAGGTGCCCATGCATGAGTGGAGGTTGCTTCACCACCTCCCTGCCCTTAGTTGGTTATCTATCGTTAGTTGCAGTGATCTGACCACTTCACCTGGGGTAATCCAACGCCTCTCCTCCCTGGAAACATTGTGCCTCGGATCATTGTCCCTCAACCAAGCAGAACTGCCAAGATGGCTGGTTGAGCTGACATCTCTGCAGGAGCTAACTCTGCGTGAGTGTGCAATCACGACACTACCAGAGTGGTTAGGAGAACTAACCTCTCTCAAGAATCTGGAGATTAAGCACTGCGAGGGCATCAGGTCATTGCCAGACAGCATCCAACAATTGTCCAGGCTTGAAAATCTATGCATTGATGGATGCCCTACATTAGAGAAGTGGTTTGAATCAAAGGAGAACATGATGAAGCTCGCTCACATCAAAGACGTACAG GTGTTCCCACTATCAGACTACCCACCAGACTCAGACGAAGAAGACTAG